In the genome of Nitrospira japonica, one region contains:
- the ppk1 gene encoding polyphosphate kinase 1 has translation MTNTPNAHSPHAPEETIADLDRASLFLNRELSWLQFNLRVLEEAENTSSPLLERVKFFTIFASNLDEFFMTRVSALHRQIAAGVTDLPPDGMTPSEQMMAICREVTSQLRRHQACWHQDLCPKLSSAGIHVLPSKSLSEAERLGLRDSFRTEIFPVLTPLAIDPTHPFPHVSNLSFNLAVIVRDPERGECFARVKLPSGVKRLIPVPEPSPESRDPAVPGIVLRNLRFVWLEDVVADNLDLLFPGLEIVASYAFRVTRDADLTIKESEAADLLTTVEQQLDLREFGSVIKLELDEEMPSAIADVLIANLQLPPHLVYSGMRPIGVAGIAELMALDRPDLKDAFHVPAVPQLFAQSGGMLATIRQQDVLLFHPYDSFVPVVDFIREAANDPAVLAIKQTLYRVGAKSPVVDALMEARMNGKQVAVLVELKARFDEESNIEWARRLEDEGVHVVYGVRGLKTHAKMCLVIRREAEGIRRYVHLATGNYNIVSSRIYTDVSYLTSDPVICNDVSDLFNALTGYSRKQSYEKLLVAPKLLRQEVIERINREIAHQRAGREGYLAFKMNALVDKACIQALYRASQAGVRIDLQVRGICCLRPGVKGLSDTIRVISVVGRFLEHARVYYFKNGGQEEVFVGSADLMPRNLDQRVEVLFPVANPLWRDVLVNEIIGVGIRDNVQARQLSPDGTYKRLHPSDGEPAIHSQEWFVTHWKSRRLPDGVIMPAISS, from the coding sequence ATGACCAATACGCCAAACGCACACTCGCCTCATGCTCCGGAAGAAACCATTGCGGATCTCGATCGTGCGAGCCTCTTCTTGAATCGTGAGCTAAGTTGGCTTCAATTCAATCTCCGCGTTCTTGAAGAAGCTGAGAATACAAGCAGTCCGTTATTGGAGCGTGTAAAGTTCTTTACAATCTTTGCATCGAATTTGGATGAATTCTTCATGACCAGGGTCTCTGCCTTGCACCGTCAAATCGCAGCCGGCGTGACGGATCTTCCGCCAGATGGGATGACGCCCTCGGAACAAATGATGGCAATTTGTCGTGAGGTCACAAGTCAGCTCCGACGACATCAGGCCTGCTGGCATCAGGATCTGTGCCCGAAGTTATCCAGTGCTGGGATACACGTACTGCCCAGCAAGAGCCTCTCCGAGGCGGAGCGTCTGGGCCTCAGGGACTCCTTCCGTACGGAAATATTCCCCGTTCTGACACCCCTGGCCATCGACCCCACCCACCCGTTTCCACACGTGTCAAATCTCAGTTTCAATCTGGCGGTGATCGTCAGGGACCCCGAACGAGGGGAGTGTTTTGCGCGTGTGAAGTTGCCGAGCGGCGTCAAGCGCCTCATCCCAGTTCCTGAGCCGTCGCCAGAATCCCGCGACCCGGCGGTGCCTGGAATTGTTCTGAGGAATTTGCGTTTTGTTTGGCTCGAGGACGTCGTCGCAGACAACTTGGATCTGCTCTTCCCAGGATTGGAAATCGTGGCTTCCTATGCATTCAGGGTCACCCGGGATGCGGATTTAACGATCAAGGAGAGCGAAGCCGCCGATCTTCTCACGACGGTTGAACAACAACTTGACCTGCGGGAATTCGGTTCCGTCATTAAACTGGAACTCGACGAAGAAATGCCGAGTGCTATTGCGGACGTGCTCATCGCCAATCTTCAGTTGCCGCCGCATTTGGTGTATTCCGGAATGCGCCCGATCGGTGTGGCTGGAATTGCGGAGCTCATGGCGCTCGACCGTCCGGATCTCAAGGATGCATTCCATGTCCCTGCCGTCCCCCAGCTGTTCGCCCAATCGGGCGGCATGTTGGCGACGATCCGCCAACAGGACGTCCTGTTGTTCCATCCCTACGACAGCTTTGTTCCGGTGGTGGACTTCATCCGCGAGGCTGCGAATGACCCGGCCGTTCTTGCCATCAAACAGACGTTGTATCGGGTCGGCGCGAAATCCCCCGTCGTGGATGCACTGATGGAAGCCCGGATGAACGGCAAGCAAGTCGCCGTCCTGGTCGAGCTGAAAGCGAGATTCGACGAAGAAAGCAACATCGAGTGGGCTCGAAGACTCGAAGACGAGGGTGTCCATGTCGTGTATGGCGTGCGCGGTTTGAAAACCCACGCCAAAATGTGTCTCGTGATACGCCGGGAAGCGGAAGGGATACGGCGATACGTTCATCTGGCCACCGGCAATTACAATATCGTGTCCAGTCGCATTTACACGGACGTGAGTTATTTGACCTCGGATCCCGTGATCTGCAATGACGTCTCCGACCTGTTCAATGCCCTGACGGGATACTCTCGCAAACAATCGTATGAGAAATTGCTCGTCGCCCCCAAGCTCTTACGACAGGAAGTGATTGAGCGAATCAACCGGGAAATCGCCCACCAACGCGCCGGCCGTGAGGGCTACCTTGCCTTCAAGATGAATGCCTTGGTCGACAAGGCCTGCATACAAGCGCTGTACCGAGCCTCGCAAGCCGGAGTGAGGATCGACTTGCAGGTCCGGGGCATCTGCTGTTTGCGACCCGGGGTCAAAGGATTGAGCGACACGATTCGAGTGATATCCGTCGTCGGGAGGTTTTTGGAGCACGCGCGAGTCTATTATTTCAAGAACGGCGGGCAAGAAGAAGTGTTCGTGGGAAGTGCGGATCTCATGCCCCGCAATCTTGACCAGAGGGTGGAGGTTCTGTTTCCGGTTGCAAACCCGCTTTGGCGGGACGTCCTCGTCAATGAAATTATTGGCGTCGGCATTCGAGACAACGTTCAAGCCAGGCAGTTGTCTCCGGATGGGACGTACAAACGCCTCCATCCGTCCGACGGAGAACCCGCGATCCATTCTCAGGAATGGTTTGTGACCCATTGGAAGTCCCGGCGGCTGCCGGATGGTGTAATCATGCCGGCCATTTCATCCTGA
- a CDS encoding magnesium transporter CorA family protein — translation MSDPGVLPAEKLVRHFRQILLWPLQLMPIREDASIQKHWERLQVPDRDNPWRELQDEFTGDPKQFQERHYSEFVTFLPFVQRFLYGEGKGSGTDILQESSLRVFRRNDIAGVRIACPAPGSKAIVLTVAHVDLYFFYDIDVAILVVEVCGDDLALPLVQNVLFRFGRCYPTYWDTDGHGGHCPQSVEWLSIEGKVLARSDYENRDKYLSFVCQYRSPCMASHWEYVLEPLVLHHSGKKGLIRYRQIEYHLMPLMAYLVMDDAKSLTRQEFIQLGLAAAPASSESPLYFDRHLGDFESRFCYDRFWNGQEQECAGTRFMCTGRVFTMVGDRNPSAIGRKTDLEQFRHEYFLLFLISHFHRAALLMLQDRLVDVTNRLDVSSVQSLRSFRRTIRQMLGVFLRFTQRYWFHEVSDHSQAKDLFRMISQHLNTPRLYDEVRTAIEDTNQYLDSDALRRQGETMVRLTVVATVGLIGVSTTGFLGMNLFALAESSAMTRVFVFLVVLVTVFVVTFYTVLKSSRLADFLESLADERQSSRGKLAAFTNVWKGKREKANPFAR, via the coding sequence ATGTCTGATCCGGGCGTTCTTCCCGCTGAGAAGCTTGTCAGGCACTTCCGGCAAATTCTTCTGTGGCCGTTGCAGCTCATGCCAATCCGTGAGGACGCGTCGATTCAGAAACACTGGGAGCGGCTCCAAGTGCCGGACCGCGACAACCCGTGGCGGGAGTTGCAGGACGAGTTCACGGGCGATCCAAAGCAATTTCAGGAGCGGCACTATAGTGAGTTCGTGACATTTCTCCCGTTTGTGCAGCGATTTCTGTATGGAGAAGGCAAAGGATCCGGCACGGACATTCTCCAAGAATCATCTCTTCGCGTGTTCAGACGGAATGATATTGCCGGAGTGCGGATAGCCTGCCCTGCCCCCGGCAGCAAAGCGATAGTGCTGACCGTCGCTCATGTGGATCTATATTTCTTCTACGACATCGACGTGGCCATTTTGGTCGTTGAAGTGTGTGGAGACGACCTCGCGCTTCCATTGGTCCAAAATGTCCTGTTCCGTTTTGGCCGCTGCTATCCCACGTACTGGGACACGGATGGACATGGAGGGCACTGTCCCCAAAGCGTTGAATGGTTGTCTATCGAAGGAAAAGTCTTGGCAAGATCCGACTACGAGAATCGAGACAAATATCTGTCGTTTGTCTGTCAGTACCGTTCACCGTGCATGGCCTCTCATTGGGAATACGTGCTTGAACCCTTGGTACTCCACCATTCGGGCAAGAAGGGGCTGATCCGCTATCGGCAGATCGAATACCATCTCATGCCGCTCATGGCGTATCTCGTCATGGACGATGCAAAGTCACTGACGCGCCAGGAATTCATACAGTTGGGACTCGCGGCCGCCCCGGCCTCGTCGGAATCACCCCTCTATTTCGATCGCCACCTTGGGGATTTCGAATCGCGCTTCTGTTATGACCGGTTTTGGAACGGACAGGAGCAGGAATGCGCCGGGACTCGTTTCATGTGTACAGGACGCGTGTTTACGATGGTTGGAGATCGAAATCCCAGCGCAATCGGTCGCAAGACAGATCTGGAGCAATTCAGACATGAATATTTCCTTCTCTTCCTGATTTCCCATTTTCATAGGGCGGCGTTGCTGATGCTGCAGGATCGGCTGGTCGACGTCACGAATCGTCTGGATGTTTCCAGTGTACAGTCGCTCCGGTCGTTCCGGCGGACTATTCGCCAAATGTTGGGCGTCTTTCTTCGTTTCACTCAGCGCTATTGGTTCCATGAGGTCTCCGATCACAGCCAAGCGAAAGACCTCTTTCGCATGATCAGCCAACACCTCAACACGCCGCGGCTCTATGACGAAGTGCGGACCGCCATTGAAGATACGAATCAGTACCTGGACAGCGATGCCTTGCGCAGACAGGGAGAGACGATGGTGCGGCTGACCGTTGTGGCGACGGTCGGTCTGATCGGCGTATCGACGACGGGGTTCTTGGGCATGAATTTGTTTGCATTGGCTGAATCTTCAGCCATGACACGGGTATTCGTGTTTCTCGTCGTCCTTGTTACTGTGTTCGTCGTCACGTTCTATACGGTACTGAAATCCAGCCGTCTCGCCGACTTTCTGGAATCCCTGGCTGACGAGCGCCAGTCATCACGAGGAAAGCTAGCGGCCTTTACCAATGTGTGGAAGGGGAAACGAGAGAAGGCGAATCCCTTCGCTCGTTGA
- a CDS encoding MCP four helix bundle domain-containing protein translates to MHALEVTLRIGWTSCLFSIVIIGCGWIGSQTLSHVDQDLRTIYAEYTMAAADLGHVNGELIRYRTTVLRAIEAETKADFVRIAASLPNVHSRIDKAIQRFVDATNDASPGKNMDARELEELKNVQQRLTAYIDSSHYTIELLKNRWEAKSANEASRLRKAAEEHAAKDAGRKLIGVTLELDRLLEVVAEIAGEVRKEADVSLRIATMEFMVTSVLLAALVLILPVRRSG, encoded by the coding sequence GTGCATGCACTGGAGGTAACGTTGAGAATCGGCTGGACCTCCTGCCTTTTCAGCATCGTGATCATAGGGTGTGGATGGATTGGTTCTCAGACCTTGTCCCACGTGGACCAGGATCTACGCACCATATATGCGGAGTATACGATGGCCGCCGCGGATTTAGGACACGTCAATGGAGAGTTGATTCGATATCGTACGACGGTTCTACGGGCGATCGAAGCCGAAACCAAAGCCGACTTCGTACGGATTGCGGCGTCGTTGCCGAACGTTCACTCCAGAATCGACAAGGCCATACAACGATTCGTCGACGCAACAAATGACGCCTCGCCCGGCAAGAACATGGATGCGCGTGAGCTTGAGGAACTGAAGAACGTACAACAGCGACTGACCGCCTACATTGATTCCTCGCATTACACCATCGAACTATTAAAGAATCGCTGGGAAGCCAAGTCGGCGAATGAAGCCAGCCGCCTCAGGAAGGCCGCCGAGGAACATGCCGCAAAAGATGCGGGAAGAAAGCTTATCGGCGTCACACTGGAACTCGATCGTCTGCTCGAAGTGGTGGCAGAGATCGCCGGTGAAGTTCGCAAAGAGGCGGATGTCTCGCTCCGCATCGCGACCATGGAGTTCATGGTCACGAGCGTACTCCTCGCCGCGTTGGTTTTGATCCTACCGGTTCGTCGTAGCGGCTAA
- a CDS encoding 4Fe-4S dicluster domain-containing protein, with protein sequence MPEVYNWQLGRKMLYPYEERHPKWQFAFVFNINRCLACQTCSMADKSTWLFSKGQEYMWWNNVETKPYGGYPQFYDVKITQLIEQVNPGGQVWNVRVGRKHHAPYGVFEGMTIFDAGAKVGQAAIGYIPTDQEWRFVNIYEDTATSMRSLVEGIDRSGFSRDEPWRLSGSSLPEHETFFFYLQRICNHCTYPGCLAACPRKAIYKRPEDGIVLIDQNRCRGYKKCVEQCPFKKPMYRGTTRVSEKCIACYPRIEGKDPLTGGEPMETRCMAACVGKIRMQSLVRIGEDGLWAEDRWHPLYYTIRVEQVALPLYPQWGTEPNGYYIPPRHSPRGYARQMFGPGVDNAIEKYLVPSRELLAVLQLWRASQQIVFRYDVIPGPKVFETQIHGKRFEMYNDTVLGFNKSGKEVARIQVEEPIYIRPAERVNWL encoded by the coding sequence ATGCCAGAAGTCTATAACTGGCAACTGGGACGGAAGATGCTGTATCCGTATGAGGAGCGGCATCCGAAGTGGCAGTTTGCCTTTGTGTTCAATATCAACCGGTGTTTGGCGTGTCAGACGTGTTCGATGGCGGACAAGTCGACCTGGCTGTTTTCGAAGGGCCAGGAATACATGTGGTGGAACAACGTGGAGACGAAGCCGTACGGCGGGTATCCCCAGTTCTACGACGTGAAGATCACGCAGTTGATCGAGCAAGTGAACCCGGGGGGGCAGGTGTGGAACGTGCGGGTGGGCCGCAAGCACCATGCGCCCTACGGGGTGTTCGAAGGGATGACCATTTTCGACGCGGGGGCCAAGGTGGGCCAGGCGGCGATCGGGTACATTCCGACGGACCAGGAATGGCGCTTCGTGAACATCTACGAGGACACGGCCACGTCGATGCGCTCCTTGGTGGAGGGGATCGATCGGTCGGGGTTCTCGCGCGATGAACCGTGGCGGCTGTCCGGCAGCTCGCTGCCGGAGCATGAGACGTTCTTCTTCTACCTGCAACGGATCTGCAACCACTGCACGTATCCGGGCTGTTTGGCCGCCTGCCCGCGCAAGGCGATCTATAAACGGCCGGAAGACGGCATTGTGTTGATCGACCAGAACCGCTGCCGCGGGTACAAGAAGTGCGTGGAGCAGTGCCCGTTCAAGAAGCCGATGTACCGGGGGACGACCCGGGTGTCGGAGAAGTGCATTGCGTGCTATCCGCGGATCGAGGGGAAGGATCCGCTGACGGGCGGCGAGCCGATGGAAACGCGCTGTATGGCGGCGTGCGTGGGGAAGATCCGCATGCAGAGCCTGGTGCGCATCGGCGAGGACGGCCTGTGGGCGGAGGACCGGTGGCACCCCCTGTACTACACCATTCGGGTGGAGCAGGTGGCGTTGCCTCTGTATCCGCAGTGGGGCACGGAGCCCAATGGCTATTACATTCCGCCGCGGCACAGCCCGCGGGGCTATGCCCGGCAGATGTTCGGTCCGGGCGTGGACAATGCCATTGAGAAGTATCTGGTGCCGAGCCGGGAGTTGTTGGCGGTGCTGCAGCTGTGGCGCGCCAGTCAGCAGATCGTCTTCCGGTATGACGTCATTCCGGGCCCGAAGGTGTTTGAGACCCAGATTCACGGGAAGCGGTTCGAGATGTACAACGATACCGTGCTGGGCTTCAACAAGTCGGGGAAGGAAGTGGCGCGCATTCAGGTCGAAGAGCCGATCTACATCAGACCCGCGGAACGGGTGAACTGGCTGTAA
- a CDS encoding molybdopterin-dependent oxidoreductase: MFLSRRQFLKVSAGTVAAVAVADKVLALTALQPVIEVGNPLGDYPDRSWERVYHDQYRYDSSFTWVCSPNDTHACRIRAFVRNGVVMRVEQNYDHQTYEDLYGNRGTFAHNPRMCLKGFTFHRRVYGPYRLKGPLMRKGWKQWMDDGSPELTPETKRKYKFDSRFLDDMMRVSWDTAFTYAAKSMIVIATRYSGEAGARRLREQGYAPEMIEMMKGAGTRCFKHRAGMPVLGIIGKMGNTRMNGGINALLDTWIRKVTSDQAQGGRYWSNYTWHGDQNPSQPWWCGAQASDIDLSDMRFSKLNTSWGKNFVENKMPEAHWKLESIERGGRIVVITPEYNPTAYRADYWMPLRPQSDGAIFLGAMKIITDENMHDIDFLKGYTDAPVLVRTDTLQFVDPRDVVRDYKFPDFSKSYSGRVQTLKPEQVERLGGMMVWDLNKKQAVPLHREQVGWHYSNSGIDAALTGTYRIKLLNGREIDVMPVWQLYLVHFQDYDLDTVHQICRTPKDLLVRWARDSGTVKPAAIHNGEGTNHYFHMTVNSRGAAMVLIITGNVGKFGTGQHTWAGNYKAGTWVATPWSGAGLAVHTGEDPFNITLDPNAHGKEIKTKSYYYGEEVGYWNHGDTALIVNTPKYGRKVFTGKTHMPTPSKFRWVTNVNVLNNAKHHYDMVRNVDPSIETLITQDIEMTSDVNHNDIAFACNSWMEFTYPEMTVTVSNPWVQVWKGGIRPLYDTRNDLDTFAGVAAKLSEITGDKRMRDYFAMVYMNRVDVYVQRLLDASATFYGYSADTMLKSEKGWMVMVRTYPRVPFWEETNESKPMWTRTGRFETYRTEPEAIEYGENFISHREGTEATPYLPNAIMTSNPYCRPDDYGIPITAQHHDDKTVRNIKLPWSEIKRHSNPLWEKGYQFYCVTPKTRHRVHSQWSVNDWVQIYESNFGDPYRMDKRTPGVGEHQLHINPQAAKDRGINDGDYVYVDGNPVDRPYRGWKPSDPYYKVARLMIRAKYNPAYPYHVTMAKHAPYVSTAKSVKGHETRPDGRAIAVDTGYQSNFRYGAQQSFTRSWLMPMHQTDSLPGKHANGLKWKWGFEIDHHAVNTVPKECLIRITKAEDGGIGARGPWEPVRTGFTPGQENEFMIKWLKGEHIKIKV, translated from the coding sequence ATGTTTCTGTCACGTCGGCAATTCTTGAAAGTCTCGGCGGGCACCGTGGCCGCGGTGGCGGTAGCGGACAAGGTCCTGGCGTTGACGGCCTTACAGCCGGTCATCGAAGTCGGGAACCCGCTGGGCGATTATCCGGACCGCTCCTGGGAGCGGGTGTATCACGATCAGTACCGGTACGATTCGTCATTTACCTGGGTCTGCTCTCCGAACGATACCCATGCATGCCGCATTCGGGCGTTCGTCCGCAACGGCGTCGTCATGCGGGTGGAGCAGAACTATGACCATCAAACCTACGAAGATCTCTACGGCAACCGCGGGACGTTCGCGCACAATCCGCGCATGTGCTTGAAGGGATTCACGTTCCATCGCCGCGTCTACGGGCCGTATCGGTTGAAGGGACCGTTGATGCGGAAGGGCTGGAAGCAGTGGATGGACGACGGCTCCCCGGAGCTCACGCCGGAGACGAAGCGGAAGTACAAGTTCGACAGCCGCTTCCTCGACGATATGATGCGGGTGTCTTGGGATACAGCCTTTACCTATGCCGCCAAATCGATGATTGTCATCGCCACGAGATATAGCGGCGAAGCGGGCGCGCGGCGTCTGCGCGAGCAGGGCTATGCGCCGGAAATGATCGAGATGATGAAGGGTGCAGGAACGCGTTGCTTCAAGCACCGCGCCGGCATGCCCGTGCTCGGTATCATCGGCAAGATGGGCAACACACGAATGAACGGAGGCATCAACGCTTTGCTGGATACCTGGATTCGCAAGGTGACGTCTGACCAGGCTCAGGGGGGCCGCTATTGGTCCAACTACACCTGGCACGGCGACCAGAATCCCTCGCAACCCTGGTGGTGCGGCGCGCAAGCGTCCGACATCGACCTGTCCGACATGCGCTTCTCCAAACTTAATACGAGTTGGGGCAAGAACTTCGTCGAGAACAAGATGCCGGAAGCCCACTGGAAGCTCGAGTCCATCGAGCGTGGCGGTCGCATCGTGGTCATCACGCCGGAATACAATCCGACGGCCTACCGGGCCGACTATTGGATGCCCCTTCGTCCCCAATCGGACGGAGCCATCTTCTTAGGCGCGATGAAGATCATTACCGATGAGAACATGCACGATATTGACTTCCTCAAGGGGTATACCGATGCCCCGGTCCTTGTGCGCACGGACACGCTTCAGTTCGTGGATCCGCGGGACGTCGTCCGCGACTACAAGTTCCCGGACTTCTCCAAGAGCTACTCGGGTCGGGTTCAAACCTTGAAACCGGAACAAGTCGAGCGCTTGGGCGGCATGATGGTCTGGGATCTCAACAAGAAGCAGGCGGTACCGCTCCATCGCGAGCAAGTAGGATGGCACTATTCGAACAGCGGCATTGATGCAGCGTTGACCGGCACCTATCGGATCAAGCTGTTGAACGGCCGTGAAATTGACGTCATGCCGGTTTGGCAGTTGTACCTGGTCCATTTCCAGGATTATGACCTGGATACGGTCCATCAAATCTGCCGGACTCCGAAGGACCTCCTGGTCCGCTGGGCGCGGGACTCGGGCACGGTCAAGCCCGCCGCGATCCACAACGGCGAAGGCACCAATCATTACTTCCACATGACCGTCAACTCGCGAGGCGCCGCGATGGTGCTGATCATCACCGGCAACGTCGGCAAGTTCGGCACGGGACAGCATACCTGGGCCGGTAACTATAAAGCCGGAACTTGGGTTGCCACACCCTGGTCGGGCGCCGGCCTGGCGGTGCATACGGGCGAGGATCCGTTCAACATCACGCTCGATCCGAACGCACACGGGAAGGAGATCAAGACGAAGTCCTACTACTACGGCGAGGAGGTCGGCTACTGGAACCACGGCGACACCGCCCTGATCGTCAATACGCCGAAGTACGGACGCAAGGTGTTCACGGGTAAGACGCACATGCCAACGCCGAGCAAGTTCCGCTGGGTGACCAACGTAAACGTGCTCAACAACGCCAAGCACCACTATGACATGGTGCGCAATGTGGATCCGAGCATCGAGACCCTGATCACGCAGGACATCGAGATGACCTCGGACGTCAACCACAACGACATCGCGTTTGCCTGCAACTCCTGGATGGAATTCACCTATCCGGAGATGACCGTCACGGTGTCGAATCCGTGGGTACAGGTCTGGAAGGGCGGCATCCGGCCGCTGTACGACACCCGCAACGACCTGGATACCTTTGCCGGGGTCGCGGCCAAGTTATCGGAGATAACCGGTGACAAACGCATGCGGGACTACTTCGCGATGGTCTATATGAATCGCGTGGACGTCTATGTGCAGCGGTTGCTCGATGCGTCGGCGACCTTCTACGGCTACAGTGCGGACACCATGCTGAAGTCGGAAAAGGGCTGGATGGTGATGGTGCGGACCTATCCCCGCGTGCCATTCTGGGAAGAGACGAACGAATCGAAGCCGATGTGGACGCGTACCGGGCGGTTCGAAACTTATCGAACCGAACCGGAGGCGATCGAGTACGGGGAAAACTTCATTTCCCACAGAGAGGGAACGGAGGCGACTCCGTATCTGCCAAACGCCATCATGACCAGCAATCCCTATTGCCGGCCTGACGACTACGGCATTCCGATCACGGCGCAGCACCATGACGACAAGACGGTGCGCAACATCAAGCTGCCGTGGTCGGAGATCAAGCGGCACAGCAACCCGTTGTGGGAGAAGGGCTACCAGTTCTACTGCGTGACGCCCAAGACCCGGCACCGGGTGCACAGCCAGTGGTCGGTGAACGACTGGGTGCAGATTTACGAGTCGAACTTCGGCGATCCGTACCGCATGGACAAACGGACGCCGGGCGTCGGCGAGCACCAGTTGCACATCAACCCGCAGGCGGCCAAAGACCGCGGCATCAACGACGGCGACTACGTCTATGTGGACGGCAACCCGGTGGACCGGCCCTATCGTGGCTGGAAGCCGAGTGACCCCTACTATAAAGTCGCCCGTCTGATGATCCGGGCGAAGTACAACCCCGCCTATCCGTACCACGTGACGATGGCGAAGCACGCCCCGTACGTGTCGACGGCGAAGTCGGTGAAGGGCCACGAGACCCGGCCGGACGGCCGAGCCATCGCGGTGGACACCGGCTATCAGTCCAACTTCCGGTACGGGGCCCAACAGTCCTTTACCCGGTCGTGGCTGATGCCGATGCACCAGACCGACTCGCTCCCGGGCAAACACGCCAACGGGTTGAAATGGAAGTGGGGGTTCGAAATCGACCACCACGCGGTCAACACGGTGCCGAAGGAATGCTTGATCCGCATCACCAAGGCGGAAGACGGCGGCATCGGAGCGCGCGGCCCGTGGGAACCGGTGCGCACCGGCTTTACCCCGGGACAGGAGAACGAGTTCATGATCAAGTGGCTCAAAGGTGAGCACATCAAGATCAAGGTGTAA